The following nucleotide sequence is from Vidua chalybeata isolate OUT-0048 chromosome 33, bVidCha1 merged haplotype, whole genome shotgun sequence.
ggttgggttgggtttggttgggtcgggtttgggttgggttgggttgtgTTGGGTCCagttgggattgggattgggcTGGGATTTGAGATCAACTTTGGGTGATCCCAACGTAGGAATGACTCCCCCATCCTGATCCCGCCCTGCTCCCATTCCCGATCCCCATCCCAACATTCCCCATCCCAACATTCCCCATCCCAACATTCTCGATCCCAATCCTGAGGGATTTCATTCCCGATCCTGTTatccctgatcccattcccgatCCTGATCCCGTTATCCCTGGTCCCGTTCCCGTTATCCCCGATCCCGTTATccctgatcccgatcccggcGTTCCAGGCGTGCAGATGTTCGTCACCAACCGGGAGCAGTTCGGGTTCCTGCCGGTGCCGCTCCCGTTatccctgatcccattcccgttatccctgatcccattcccgatcccgttatccctgatcccattcccgttatccctgatcccattcctgatcccattatccctgatcccattcccGTTATCCCTGACGCCATTCCCGGCGTTCCAGGCGTGCAGATGTTCGTCACCAACCGGGAGCAGTTCGGGTTCCTGCCGGTGCCGCTGCGCTCCCAGAGCTCCGTGCGGGACGAGGCCGAGAACTTCCTGCACGTCCAGCTGGAGATCATGGGTGAGATCCCGAGGGATCCCAGCAGATCCCGAGGGATCCCAGCAGATCCCGAGGGATCCGGGGCCTCGGGGTCGGCCCGAGGGATCACCCAGGGCCTCGGGGTTGTGGGGGAGAGGAGGATCCCAGTGGATCCCAAAGAATCCCAAGGGATCCGGGGCCTTGGGACTGTGCGGGAGGGAAGGATCCCAGTGGATCCCAAAGGATCCAGGGCTTTGGGATCATTCCAAAGAATCCAGGGCCTTGGGATTGTGGGAGGGAAGGATCCCAGTGGATCCCAAAGAATCCAGGGCTTTGGGATTGTGGGAGGGAAGGATCCCAGTGGATCCCAAAGGATCCAGGGCTTTGGGATTGTGGGAGGGAAGGATCCCAATGGATCCCACTGGATCCAGGGCCTCGGGATcctgggggaggagaaggatccTGGGATGGGATCCTTGGGATCGGGAATTCTTCACCCCCAGGATGGGAAATGttcctttgggatttggggacgattcctttgggatttggggctcatTCCCACGGGATTTGGGGtccattcccatgggatttagggcccattcccatgggatttggggctcattcctgtgggatttggggctcaTTCCCACAGGATTTGTGCtccattcccatgggatttgggGCCCATTCCCACGGGATTTGGGGtccattcccatgggatttgggGCTCATTCCCACAGGATTTGTGCtccattcccatgggatttgggGCTCATTCCCACGGGATTTAGGGCCCATTCCCACGGGATTTAGGgcccattcccatgggatttcgTGCTCATTCCCACGGGATTTGGGGCTCATTCCCACGGGATTTGTGGCTCATTCCCACGGGATTTGGGGctcattcccatgggatttgggGCTCATTCCCACGAGATTTGAAGctcattcccatgggatttggggcccattcccatgggatttgtGCTCCATTCCCGTGGGATTTGTGCtccattcccatgggatttgtGCTCCATTCCCACGGGATTTGTGCTCCATTCCCACGGGATTTGTGCtccattcccatgggatttgtGCTcaattcccatgggatttgtGGCTCATTCCCACAGGATTTGGGGCCCATTCCCGTGGGATTTGTGCtccattcccatgggatttgggGCTCGTTCCCATGGGTTTTGTGCtccattcccatgggatttgtgctccattcccatgggatttgggGCCCATTCCCACGGGATTTGTGGCTCATTCCCACGGGATTTGGGGCCCGTTCCCACAGGATTTGTGGCTCATTCCCACAGGATTTGGGGCCCATTCCCGTGGGATTTGTGCtccattcccatgggatttgtgctccattcccatgggatttgtGCTCCATTCCCGTGGGATTTGTGCtccattcccatgggatttgtGCTCCATTCCCACGGGATCTGGGgcccattcccatgggatttgggGCCCATTCCCACGGGATCTGGGGCCCGTTCCCACGGGATTCTCCCGTTCCCTTCCCGCAGTGAAGCTCCCTCCGGCCGAGCCCTCTCCCCACGTGTGGGTCCCTCCCAAGGTCCTGGACAAGCTGGGATTCGATGAGGTGGGAGCCCCTCCCTCGGAATTCCCGCCTCCCCCTCAGCACTTGGGaccttttcccaccttttctttgggattttggctcgttttcctcttttaatttgggattttgggtcgttttcctcctttccctcagGATTTTGGGTCGTTTCCTCCATTTTTTCTGCACTTCGGGTagttttcctcctttatttcgggatttttaataagtttctctttttcctccgGATTTTGGGTtgtttccctcctttttcctttggattttgTGTTAATTCATGTCCTTTTTTTAGATTTATGGTTTCTTTTCCAACTTTTTCCCTGGTTTTTGGGTCATTTTCTGCCCTTTTGGCTGGTCTTTCACCTTTTTCTCTGGATTTCAGTGGGACTTTCTTGTTCCCATCTGGATTCCCCTGGATTTGGGGCAGATTATCCCATTCTAatctggattttggggtgaatttccTCATTTCCCCCCCAGATTTTTGGTGAATCCCCCCAAATTTACCCATTTCCCCTTGGATTTTGGGTGAAtccccccagatttccccatttccctggaTTTCGGGTGAAtccccccagatttccccatttccctaCAGATTTTGGGCAAAtccccccagatttccccatttccccccagaTTTTGGGTGAAtccccccagatttccccatttccccccggATTTCGGGTGAAtccccccagatttccccatttccccccagaTTTTGGGTGAAtcccccagatttccccatttccccccggATTTCGGGCAAAtccccccagatttccccatttccccctggaTTTCGGGCAAAtccccccagatttccccatttccccccggATTTCGGGCAAatccccccagaattccccatttccccctggattttgggtgaatcccccagatttccccatttccctggaTTTCGGGTGAATCCCCCCAgatttcccaatttccccccgGATTTTGGGTGAAtcccccagatttccccatttccctggaTTTCGGGTGAAtccccccagatttccccatttccccccggATTTTGGGTGAatccccccagaattccccatttccccccgtATTTTGAGCAGAtccccccagatttccccatttccccccggATTTCGGGTGAAtccccccagatttccccatttccctggaTTTCGGGTGAAtccccccagatttccccatttccccctggattttccccttGATTTCCCTCCAGATTTCCCTGGATTTCGGGTGAAtccccccagatttccccatttccccccggATTTTGAGCAGAtccccccagatttccccatttccccctggattttgggtgaatccccccagatttccccatttccccctggaTTTCGGGTGAATCCCCCCAGatctccccatttccccacaGATTTCGGGTGAAtccccccagatttccccatttccccctggaTTTCGGGTGAATCCCCGCAgatttcccaatttccccccgGATTTTGGGTGAATCCCCCCAGATCTCCccatttccctggattttgagCAGAtccccccagatttccccatttccccacaGATTTTGGGCAAAtccccccagatttccccatttccccccggATTTCGGGTGAAtccccccagatttccccatttccccctggaTTTCGGGTGAAtccccccagatttccccatttccccctggattttcccctggatttccCTCCagatttccctggattttgggtgaatccccccagatttccccatttccctggattttgagcaaatcccccccagatttccccatttccccccggATTTTGAGCAGAtccccccagatttccccatttccccctggaTTTCGGGTGAAtccccccagatttccccatttccccctggaTTTTGAGCGAAtccccccagatttccccatttccccctggattttgggtgaatcccccagatttccccatttccccctggaTTTTAAGTGAAtccccccagatttccccatttccccccggATTTCGGGTGAAtccccccagatttccccatttccccccagaTTTTGGGTGAAtcccccagatttccccatttccccctggaTTTTAAGTGAAtccccccagatttccccatttccccccggATTTCGGGTGAAtccccccagatttccccatttccccccagattttgggcaaatccccccagatttccccatttccccccggATTTCGGGTGAAtccccccagatttccccatttccccacaGATTTCGGGCAAAtccccccagatttccccatttccccccggATTTCGGGTGAATCCCCCCAGatctccccatttccccctggaTTTTGAGCAAATCCCCTCAGAATTCCCCAGTTCCCCACAGATTTTGGGCGAATCCCCCCAGatctccccatttccccacaGATTTTGGGCAGatccccccagaattccccatttccccccggATTTCCCCGTTCCCAGGTGTTCCTGATCAACCTGCGGCGCCGCCCGGACCGCCGGGCGCGGATGCTCCGCACGCTGCACGAACTGGGAATCTCCCCCAAACTGGTGGAGGCCGTGGACGGCCGGTGagccccggggggggggggggggtggggaatTCCCGGAATTGCCCCCGAATCCCCCCCAGAATTCCCTTCTGGAACGTTCCGGGCTCCGCAGGGCCCTGAACAGCAGCCAGGTGGAGGCGCTGGGGGTGCGGATGCTGCCGGGATATCGGGATCCCTTCCACGGGAGACCCCTGACCCGCGGCGAGGTGGGCTGCTTCCTCAGCCACTTCCGGGTCTGGCAGGAGGTGAGGAGCGGGAAATtcgggaatttttgggaatctgggatgggaatttgggaatctGGGGGGTCTGGAAGGATCCAGAGTGTCCAGGGGTTCAGGGGGTCCAGAGGGATCCAGGGAATTCCAAAGGGTGGGAAGGAGTTGCTGCTTCCTCAGCCACTTCCGGGTCTGGCAGGAGGTGAGGAGCGGGAAattcgggaatttgggaatttgggatgggaatttgggaatctGGGGGGTctggaaggatccagggagttcagggaattccagggaattccAAAGGGTGGGAAGGAGTTGCTGCTTCCTCAGCCACTTCCGGGTCTGGCAGgaggtgaggagcaggaaattcgggaatttgggatgggaatttggggggtctggaaggatccagggagttcagggaattccagggaattccAAAGGAGTTGCTGCTTCCTCAGCCACTTCCGGGTCTGGCAGgaggtgaggagcaggaaattcgggaatttttgggaatctgggatgggaatttgggaatctGGGGGGTCTGGAAGGATCCAGAGTGTCCAGGGGTTCAGGGGGTCCAGAGGGATCCTGGGAATTCCAAAGGGTGGGAAGGAGTTGCTGCTTCCTCAGCCACTTCTGGGTCTGGCAGGAGGTGAGGAGCGGGAAATtcgggaatttttgggaatctgggatgggaatttgggaatctGGGGGGTctggaaggatccagggagttcagggaattccagggaattccAAAGGGTGGGAAGGAGTTGCTGCTTCCTCAGCCACTTCCGGGTCTGGCAGgaggtgaggagcaggaaattcgggaatttgggatgggaatttggggggtctggaaggatccagggagttcagggaattccagggaattccAAAGGAGTTGCTGCTTCCTCAGCCACTTCCGGGTCTGGCAGGAGGTGAGGAGCGGGAAATtcgggaatttttgggaatctGGGGGGTCTGGAAGGATCCAGAGGGTTCAGGGAGTtcagggaattccagggaattccaaaggagctgctgcttcctcagccACTTCCGGGTCTGGCAGGAAGTGAGgaagggaaaatttgggaatcGGGGGCTGGGAGGGCGCCTGGGGGaatctgggattttggggtggtcCAAGGAATTCCAGAGGGTGGGCGGGCAATTCCTGGGgtccatcccaaatcccggcACTGCCGGGgtccatcccaaatcccagaattccccgtgtccatccccaaTCCCGGCACTGCCGTCATTCTCAAATCCCGGCATTCCCGGGgtccatcccaaatcccggaattccccgtgtccatcccaaatcccggcATTCCCGGTGTCCATCCCCATTCCCGGCACTGCCATCATTCCCAAATCCCGGCATTCCCGGTGTCCATCCCCAATCCTGGCACTGCCGtcattcccaaatcctggcaTTCCCAGTGTCCATTCCCAAATCCCGGCATTCCCGGGGTCCATGCCCAATCCCAGCATTCCCGGGgtccatcccaaatcccggcATTCCCGGTGTCCACGCCCAATCCCGGCACTGCCGTCATTCCCCAATCCCGGCATTCCCGGTGTCCGTCATTCCCCAATCCCGGCACTGCCGGGGTCCATCCCAAATCCCGTcattcctggcactgctgtcatTCCCCAATCCCGTCATTCCCGGTGTCCATCCCCAATCCCGGCACTGCCGGGGTCCATCCCCAATCCCAGCATTCCCGGTGTCCATCCCCAATCCCGGCACTGCTGTCGTTCCCCAATCCCGTCATTCCCGGTGTCCACGCCCAATCCCGGCACTGCCGGGGTCCATCCCCAATCCCGTCATTCCCGGTGTCCGTCATTCCCCAATCCCGTCATTCCCGGTGTCCGTCATTCCCCAATCCCGGCATTCCCGGTGTCCGTCATTCCCCAATCCCGTCATTCCCGGTGTCCACGCCCAATCCCGGCACTGCCGGCGCCGCCGTCGTTCCCAGATTTCGGCGCGGGGCCTGCAGCGCTCGCTGGTGTTCGAGGACGATCTGCGCTTCGAGGTTTTCTTCCGCAGCCGCCTGCAGGAGCtgatggagcagctggaggaggcgGCCATCGACTGGGACCTCATGTGAGCCTTCGTcccctcctcctcatcctcagcctCATCCCAAAACTCATCCCAGTCCCCTGGGACCTCATGTGAGCCTTCGTcccctcctcctcatcctcgtcCTCATCATCCTCgtcccaatcccaaccccaaccccaatcccCCGGGTTCTGGTGTGAGCCTTCATCGTGTCGTCGTCATCATCCTTGTCATTGTCCTCgtcatcctcatcctcatcctcatcctcatcccaaAACTCATCCCAATCCTAATCCCTTGGGTTCTCGTGTGAGCCTTCATcccatcatcctcatcctcattaTCATCCTCATCCCAAAACTCATCCCGGTCCCCTGGGACCTCGTGCGAGCGTTCATCctctcatcctcatcctcctcatcctcatcccgCTGCTCCCCATTCCCTGAGGCCTCTTGGATCCCATTGATCCAAAtgatcccattgatcccaaTGATCTCATTCATCCCATAGACCCCATTGATCCTATTGACCTCAATGACCCCATTGACCTCATTGATCCCAATGACCCCATTGATCCCAATGACCCCATTGATCTCATTcatcccattgatcccaatGACCCCATTGACCTCATTGACCCCATTGACCTCATTGACCCCATTGACCCCATTGATCCCAATGACCCCCTGAATACCATTGATCCCAATGACCCCATTGACCCCATTGATCCCAATGACCCCACTGATCCCATTcatcccattgatcccaatGACCCCATTGACCTCATTGACCCCATTGATCTCATTGATCTCATTCATCGCATTGACCCTGTGGATCCCATTGATCCCAAtgatcccattgatcccacTGAATACCAATTATGACCCCATTGATCCCAATGACCCCATTGACCTCACTGACCCCATGACCCCATTGATCCCAATGACCCCATTGATCCCAATGACCCCACTGATCTCATTcatcccattgatcccaatGATCCCATTGACCTCATTGACCCCATTGATCCCATTGACCTCAttgatcccattgatcccaaTGACCCCATTGACCTCATTGATCCCATTGACCTCATTGACCCCATTGACCCCATTGATCCCAATGACCCCATTGACCCCATTGACCCCATTGATCGCATTGACCCTGATGACTCCATTGACCTCATTGACCCCATTGACCCCATTGATCGCATTGACCCTGATGACCTCAATGACCCCATTGACCCCATAGATCCCAATGACCGCATTGACCCCATTGACCTCATTGACCCCATTGACCCCATTGGTCCCATTGACCCCATTGACCCCAATGACCCCATTGATCCCAATGACCTCATTGACCCCAATGACCCCATTGACCGCACTGACCCCATTGATCCCAATGACCCCATTGACCCCATTGATCGCATTGACCCTGATGACCCTATTGACCTCATTGACCCCATTGACCTCATTGACCCCACTGACCTCATTGATCCCATTGACCTCATTGACCCCACTGACCTCATTGATCCCAATGACCCCATTGACCTCATTGATCCCAATGACCCCATTGACCTCATTGACCCCATTGACCTCATTGACCCCACTGACCTCATTGATCCCATTGACCTCATTGACCCCACTGACCTCATTGATCCCAATGACCCCATTGACCTCATTGACCCCATTGGTCCCAATGACCCCATTGACCTCACTGACCCCACTGACCCCACCGCTCCCGCTGTTCCCAGCTACCTGGGCCGGAAGCGGCTGGAGCCGGAGCGCTCGGAGCGCGGCGTGCCCGGCGTGCGGCAGCTGCTGCGGCCGGGCTACTCCTACTGGAGCCTGGGCTACgtgctgtgccagtgccactgatcccattgatcccattgatcccattgaTTGTAATGATCGAAAACCCACTGACCCCAATGATCCCAATGATCCCAATGACCCCATTGACCCCATTGACCTCATTGATCCCATTGATTGTAATGATCCAAAACCCACTGATCCCAATGATCCCATTGACCCCAATGACCCCATTGACCTCATTGATCCCAATGACCCCATTGACCTCATTGATCCCAATGACCCCATTGACCTCATTcatcccattgatcccaatGACCCCATTGACCCCACTGACCCCATTGACCCCATTGACCTCATTGACCTTATTGATCCCAATGACCCCATTGACCTCAttgatcccattgatcccaaTGACCCCATTGACCCCATTGATTGCATTGACCCCATTGACCCCATTGATCCCAATGACCTCATGGACCCCATTGACCCCATTGTCCCCACTGACCCCACTGCTCCCGCTGTTCCCAGCTACCTGGGCCGGAAGCGGCTGGAGCCGGAGCGCTCGGAGCGCGGCGTGCCCGGCGTGCGGCAGCTGCTGCGGCCGGGCTACTCCTACTGGAGCCTGGGCTACGCGCTGTCCCTGCGCGGCGCCCGCAAGCTCCTGGCGGCCGAGCCCCTGGGCAAGATGATCCCGGTGGACGAGTTCCTGCCCCTCATGTTCGACCGGCACCCCAGGTACCACAAAGATTTAcgggatttatgggatttatgggataaatgggatttgtgggattgGGAATAGTGGatatgggatttatgggattgggAATAGTGGAtatgggatttgtgggattgGGAATAGTGGatatgggatttatgggattggAATAGTGGAtatgggatttgtgggattgGGAATAGTGAatatgggatttatgggattggAATAGTGGAtatgggatttgtgggattgGGAATAGTGGAtatgggatttgtgggatttctgggattggGAATACTGGATATGGGACACAGGGACGAGTTCCTGCCCCTCATGTTCGACCGGCACCCCAGGTACCACATCCATGGGATTTGTGGGGTTTGTGGGATTGGGAATAGTGGatatgggatttatgggatttatgggattgggAATAGTGGATATGGGACACAGGGACGAGTTCCTGCCCCTCATGTTCGACCGGCACCCCAGGTACCACATCcatgggatttgtgggattgGGAATAGTGGATATGGGATTTAATGGGATTGGGAATAGTGAAtatgggatttgtgggattgGGAATAGTGGatatgggatttatgggattgggAATAGTGGATATGGGGCACAGGGACGAGTTCCTGCCCCTCATGTTCGACCGGCACCCCAGGTACCACAAAGATTTATGGGatttacaggaaaaatgggatttatgggattgggAATAGTGGAtatgggatttgtgggattgGGAATACTGGATATGGGACACAGGGATCAGTTCCTGCCCCTCATGTTCGACCGGCACCCCAGGTACCACAAagatttatgggatttatgggataaatgggattgggaatacTGGATATGGGATGTAGGGATGAGTTCCTGCCCCTCATGTTCGACCGGCGCCCCCAGGTTctaattttccccaattttccccattgcccctatttttcccccttcccgcgatttttccccattttccccagttttcaccttttccccccatttttccccatttccccccccgatttttccccattttccccaattttcaccttttcccccaattttccccatttccccccccgtttttttcccccttttccccaatTTTGaccttttccccccttcccccgttttttccccattttccccaattttgaccttttcccccccatttttccccatttccccctcccgtttttcccccttttccccaatTTTGaccttttccccccatttcccccccgttttttccccattttccccaattttgacctttcccccattttccccccttcccccgatttttcccttttccccaattttcaccttttcccccaattttccccatttccccccccgttttttcccccttttccccaatTTTGaccttttccccccattttcccccatttcccccccagttttttcccccttttccccaattttgaccttttttcccccattccctcccagtttcttccccattttccccaattttgaccttttccccccattttcccccatttcccccccgtttttttcccccttttccccaatTTTGACCTTTTCCCCCCGTTTTCCCCCAGCCCCGAGTACTCCCGGCACTTTTCCCGGCGGGACCTCGTGGCGTTCTCGGCGGAGCcgctgctgctcttccccacGCACTACACGGGCGAGCCCGGCTACGTCAGCGACACCGAGagccccccggagccccccgaaATCTGGGAACAGTTCCCGCAGgaatcccggaattcccagcCCCGGCACGAGGAGctctgaccccaaaatccccaaaatttgggaacAGTTCCCACGGgaatcccggaattcccagcCCCGGCACGAGGAGctctgaccccaaaatccccaaaatttgggaacAGTTCCCACgggaatcctggaattcccagccccagtggaAGGAGctctgaccccaaaatccccaaaatttgggaagaattcccagccccagcagggcagagacaCCGAGAGCCCCCCGAAATCTGGGAACAGTTCCCACGGgaatcccggaattcccagcCCCGGCACGAGGAGCtctgaccccaaaatttgggaacAGTTCCCACgggaatcccagaattcccagagcaaCACTGAGagccccccggagccccccgaaATCTGGGAGCCGTTCCCGCGGgaatcccggaattcccagcCCCGGCACGAGGAGCTCTGACCTCAAAATCtccaaaatttgggaagaatTCCCACGGgaatcccggaattcccagccccagagcctcCCGAAATTTGGGAAGAATTCCCGtgggaatcctggaattcccagccccagtggaAGGAGctctgaccccaaaatccccaaaatttgggaagaattcccagccccagcagggcagagacaCCGGGAGCCCCCcgaaatttgggaaaaattccCAGGGGAATTCCGGAATTCCCAGAGCAACACTGAGagccccccggagccccccgaaATTTGGGAACAGTTCCTGCAGgaatcccggaattcccagcCCCGGCACGAGGAGctctgaccccaaaatccccaaaatctgggggtttttattcccaaataaagtttttatttttaattctggtttttttttttctcactcttcTATTcccaaataaattttttatttttaatttcagttcagggttttttccccattttattcccaaataaagtttttatttttatttttaatcccagtttggggttggttttcccccattttattcccaaataaagtttttatttttaattctggtttgattttttttttctcactcttcTATTcccaaataaattttttatttttaatttcagttcaggttttttttccccattttattcccaaataaagtttttatttttaattctggtttggtttttttatttttccccattttattcccaaataaactttttatttttattcccggtttggggtttttccccttccccccccccttttttttttttttttttttgggattttgggccGCTCCCCATCTCGAAATTCCAGGATCTGGGAGTTGGGGAtgagagggaaactgaggcagggaacacccccctcccctccctcaaAATTCCCAAAGTCAGGCTCCAACAgagaagggaaactgaggcagggagcCCTCGGAATGTTGGAAAAACgcccccaaaaaaatccccaaatttgggatcccaggaaaagggaaactgaggcagggaagCCCCTCCCcccggggaaactgaggcacgagggggatttgggatttttttttcaggagggatttggggtttttggggggattttggggggttggaATGTTCCTctggggcagtttttggggtggttttgggggattttcggggatttttggggggggaattttgggatattttggggattttcagggatatttttgggttatttttagGGCTcttttgggaatattttgggcataatttggggatattttgggggtattttggggATAATTTCAGGACAGTTTTGGGCTATTTTTGGTCTATTTTGGGCACAGTTTTGTGATATTTTGAggatattttgggataattttgggcAATTTTCAGGGCTATTTTGGGGATAAttctgggatatttttgggatgtTTAGTGATTATTTCTGGGctatttttggggtgatttttgggatggttttgggatatttttgggctgttttcaCAGCTATttcagggctggttttgggatCATTTCAGGATATTTCGGGGCTATTTTTGGGATAATTTTTGGCTCTTTGGGGGctatttttggggtgattttggggcagttttgggataattttggggCTCAGAGCTCGTCGTGCTCCTCGTGCCCCgccggcggctcccggcaggGTTTTGGGGATAACTTTGGGATAACTTTGGGATAATTtcgggatattttgggataatttcgggatattttgggataatttcgggatattttgggatattttgggataatttcgggatattttgggataatttcgggatattttgggataatttCGGGATATTTGGGGCTCAGAGCTCGTCGTGCTCCTCGTGCCCCgccggcggctcccggcaggGTTTTGGGGATAACTTTGGGATAATTTCGGGATATTTCGGGATAATTtcgggatattttgggataatttcgggatattttgggatatttttg
It contains:
- the LOC128802055 gene encoding homeobox-like protein HDP1, coding for MNGISGVIGINGVNGVIGINGIQGVIGINGVNGVNEVNGVNEVNGVIGINGMNEINGVIGINGVIGINEVNGVIEVNRINGVYGMNEIIGINGIIWINGIQEASGNGEQRDEDEEDEDERMNARTRSQGTGMSFGMRMIMRMRMMG
- the COLGALT1 gene encoding procollagen galactosyltransferase 1, translating into MAARPWPLLLLLLLLAAPGRGPGGSSGRLRAGLGPGPAAAYFPEERWNPESPLRPPRVAVALLARNAAHALPLVLGGLERLRHPKDRMALWVAADHSVDNTSALLAAWLGRVRGHYHRVLWRHQEEPTSFPDEEGPKHWSPARYEHVMRLRQEALEAARAMWADYLLFLDADNVLVNPDTLAVLVAENRTVVAPMLDSRAAYSNFWCGITPQGYYRRTPAYLPIRRRERRGCFAVPMVHSTFLLDLRRERSRSLAFHPPPPGYSGAFDDIIVFAAACRHAGVQMFVTNREQFGFLPVPLRSQSSVRDEAENFLHVQLEIMVKLPPAEPSPHVWVPPKVLDKLGFDEVFLINLRRRPDRRARMLRTLHELGISPKLVEAVDGRALNSSQVEALGVRMLPGYRDPFHGRPLTRGEVGCFLSHFRVWQEISARGLQRSLVFEDDLRFEVFFRSRLQELMEQLEEAAIDWDLIYLGRKRLEPERSERGVPGVRQLLRPGYSYWSLGYALSLRGARKLLAAEPLGKMIPVDEFLPLMFDRHPSPEYSRHFSRRDLVAFSAEPLLLFPTHYTGEPGYVSDTESPPEPPEIWEQFPQESRNSQPRHEEL